Proteins encoded within one genomic window of Enterococcus haemoperoxidus ATCC BAA-382:
- a CDS encoding purine-nucleoside phosphorylase: protein MTKLGEMLKETTAFLKEKGVGEVDFGLILGSGLGELADEVEDAIAIPFSEVPHFAVSTVVGHAGKLVYGTLSGKKVLAMQGRFHYYEGHSMQKVTYPVRVMAAMGAHSIVVTNAAGGVNENFTPGNLMLITDHINFTGDNPLIGENDEAMGPRFPDMSHAYTPAYFEIAKKVAKEQNVPLQEGVYMGYSGPTYETPAEIRMSRAMGADAVGMSTVSEVIVAAHSGLKVLGISCITNLAAGMQSSLNHAEVVETTERVKSQFKELIKTTLAEL from the coding sequence ATGACAAAACTAGGTGAGATGTTAAAAGAGACAACGGCATTTTTAAAAGAAAAAGGCGTTGGAGAAGTTGATTTTGGCTTGATTTTAGGTTCTGGTTTAGGTGAGCTGGCAGATGAAGTAGAAGATGCCATTGCGATTCCTTTTTCAGAAGTGCCTCATTTTGCGGTTTCAACAGTTGTTGGGCATGCTGGTAAGTTAGTTTATGGTACACTTTCTGGGAAAAAAGTATTAGCGATGCAAGGACGTTTCCATTATTATGAAGGCCATTCAATGCAAAAAGTGACATATCCAGTTCGTGTAATGGCTGCAATGGGCGCTCATTCAATCGTAGTAACCAATGCTGCTGGTGGCGTAAATGAAAACTTCACGCCAGGTAACTTGATGTTGATCACAGACCATATCAATTTTACGGGAGATAATCCGTTGATCGGTGAAAATGACGAAGCGATGGGACCACGTTTCCCAGACATGAGTCATGCTTATACGCCTGCTTACTTTGAAATTGCTAAAAAAGTGGCAAAAGAACAGAATGTACCATTACAAGAAGGCGTTTATATGGGCTATTCAGGCCCAACATATGAAACACCAGCTGAAATTCGCATGTCTCGTGCGATGGGGGCTGATGCAGTTGGAATGTCCACTGTATCAGAAGTCATTGTTGCGGCTCATAGCGGTTTGAAAGTCTTGGGAATTTCATGCATCACAAACTTAGCTGCTGGTATGCAAAGTAGTTTAAATCATGCAGAAGTTGTAGAAACAACAGAGCGTGTCAAATCTCAATTTAAAGAATTGATCAAAACGACATTAGCAGAACTATAA
- a CDS encoding iron-containing alcohol dehydrogenase yields the protein MDNFRFYVPTDIRFGKDRLATELTDVLNVYGKNVLLVYGGGSIKKNGLYDQVIELLAKNQNKVIELSDVEPNPRIETVRRGVVLCRENDIDVILAVGGGSTIDCSKVIAAGFYSDEDPWEVIAARKGFQGEALPIVTILTLAATGSEMNIGAVITNLATNQKLGVGGPAMMPKVSFLDPTTTFTVPAYQTAAGSADILSHLFESYFNITEGTDVQDFVSEGLMRAVIKNCPIALTEPDNYDARANLMWSSSLALNGLTRNGKHGVWSCHAMEHELSAFYDITHGIGLAILTPRWMNYVLSEQTVARFAQFAHNVWGIVETDPMLAAKKGIQATYDFFKACDIPMTLPAVGIDEEKFGEMAKQAVAHSTIKTDAFVPLAESDVEAIYRECLTESSFA from the coding sequence TTGGATAATTTTAGATTTTATGTACCAACAGATATTCGTTTTGGGAAAGATCGTTTGGCAACAGAGTTGACAGATGTGCTAAATGTTTATGGAAAAAATGTACTGTTAGTTTATGGCGGCGGTAGTATCAAGAAAAATGGGTTATATGATCAAGTGATTGAGTTACTTGCAAAAAATCAAAATAAAGTTATCGAATTAAGCGATGTAGAACCAAATCCTCGTATTGAAACAGTTCGTCGAGGCGTAGTGTTATGTCGTGAAAATGATATCGATGTGATTTTAGCTGTAGGTGGGGGTTCGACGATTGATTGTTCCAAAGTGATTGCGGCAGGTTTTTATAGTGATGAAGATCCGTGGGAAGTCATAGCAGCGCGCAAAGGGTTCCAAGGTGAAGCCTTACCGATTGTTACGATCTTAACTTTAGCTGCAACGGGTAGTGAAATGAATATTGGTGCTGTGATCACAAATTTAGCAACAAACCAAAAATTAGGTGTTGGTGGTCCAGCAATGATGCCGAAAGTTTCATTTTTAGATCCGACCACGACATTTACTGTACCGGCTTATCAAACAGCGGCAGGTTCTGCTGATATCTTAAGCCACTTATTTGAAAGCTATTTTAATATAACCGAAGGAACAGATGTGCAAGACTTTGTCTCAGAAGGTCTGATGCGTGCAGTCATTAAAAATTGCCCAATTGCGCTTACTGAACCTGATAATTATGATGCTCGTGCTAATTTGATGTGGTCAAGTAGTTTAGCACTAAATGGATTGACAAGAAATGGTAAACATGGTGTTTGGTCATGTCATGCGATGGAGCACGAATTAAGTGCCTTTTATGATATTACTCATGGCATTGGATTGGCTATTTTGACGCCGCGCTGGATGAACTATGTACTTTCAGAACAGACAGTAGCTAGATTTGCACAGTTTGCTCATAATGTTTGGGGAATCGTTGAGACTGACCCAATGCTTGCGGCGAAAAAGGGCATTCAAGCAACCTATGATTTCTTCAAAGCATGCGATATTCCTATGACATTACCAGCTGTTGGAATCGATGAGGAAAAATTTGGAGAAATGGCGAAACAAGCAGTTGCACACAGCACGATTAAAACGGATGCCTTTGTTCCGTTAGCTGAATCGGATGTTGAAGCGATTTACCGTGAATGTTTAACTGAATCTAGTTTTGCGTAA
- a CDS encoding ABC transporter permease, which translates to MDIALIAVLAPIITQTLVYSTPLVFTALGGTFSERSGIVNVGLEGIMVMGAFSSVVFNLTFAETFGAATPWLACLVGGVVGMLFSLLHAVATINLRADHIISGTVVNLMAPALGIFLIKVIYGKGQTDTITESFGYFSFPILKDIPILGDLFFKQTTLPAFVAILVAILSWFVLFKTRFGLRLRSVGENPQAADTLGINVYVMRYAGVLISGFLGGIGGAVFAQTIAGRFAVTTIAGQGFISMAAMIFGKWNPLGAMGAALFFGFAQNISIAGSNLPVISSIPAVYLQAAPYVLTIIVLVVFLGKASGPKAIGKNYIKSK; encoded by the coding sequence ATGGATATTGCATTAATCGCTGTATTAGCGCCGATTATTACACAAACTTTGGTTTATTCTACTCCTTTAGTTTTCACGGCTTTGGGTGGGACTTTTTCCGAACGTAGTGGTATTGTAAACGTAGGGCTTGAAGGAATCATGGTTATGGGAGCTTTTAGCTCAGTCGTATTTAATTTAACTTTTGCTGAAACTTTTGGTGCAGCAACGCCTTGGCTTGCTTGTCTGGTAGGCGGAGTGGTTGGGATGCTATTCTCATTACTCCATGCAGTTGCAACAATTAATTTAAGAGCGGACCACATCATCAGTGGAACGGTGGTCAATTTGATGGCACCAGCTTTGGGTATTTTCTTAATCAAAGTAATCTATGGAAAAGGCCAAACAGATACGATCACAGAATCATTTGGTTACTTCTCATTCCCGATTTTGAAGGATATTCCTATTTTGGGAGACTTGTTCTTCAAACAAACAACTTTACCAGCTTTTGTAGCGATTCTGGTTGCTATTCTTTCTTGGTTCGTGTTATTCAAAACACGTTTTGGATTGCGCCTTCGTTCAGTCGGTGAAAATCCTCAAGCAGCAGATACACTTGGAATCAATGTTTACGTAATGCGTTATGCAGGTGTTTTGATCTCTGGCTTTTTAGGTGGGATCGGTGGAGCAGTTTTTGCTCAAACGATCGCTGGTCGTTTTGCAGTAACAACGATTGCTGGACAAGGCTTTATTTCAATGGCGGCGATGATCTTTGGTAAATGGAATCCGTTAGGTGCAATGGGAGCAGCATTATTCTTCGGTTTTGCTCAAAATATCAGTATTGCCGGATCAAACTTACCAGTAATTTCATCAATACCAGCTGTTTATTTACAAGCAGCACCATATGTGTTGACCATTATTGTTTTAGTCGTTTTCTTAGGAAAAGCTTCTGGACCAAAAGCAATTGGGAAAAATTACATCAAATCTAAATAA
- the deoB gene encoding phosphopentomutase produces MFKRVHLVVMDSVGIGEAPDAEKFGDVGSDTLGHIAKEAGLTIPNLENLGLGTIAPLHNVEAVADHKGYATKLEEISVGKDTMTGHWEIMGLNIQKPFRVFPDGFPDELLKQIEEFSGRKIVCNKPYSGTAVIDDYGQHQMETGDLIVYTSADPVLQIAAHEEIIPLDELYRICQYVRDITKDEPYMIGRIIARPYVGEPGNFTRTSNRHDYALDPFGHTVLDSLKDNGKEVIAVGKINDIFNGQGITDSVRTKSNMDGVDQLLNVMKRDFEGLSFTNLVDFDALYGHRRDVVGYAHAIEAFDLRLPEIIDAMEEDDLLMITADHGNDPTFPGTDHTREYVPLLVYSKKMNGQGSLPQGHYADISATVAENFAVPKTENGESFLNKLV; encoded by the coding sequence ATGTTTAAACGTGTGCATTTAGTTGTAATGGATTCAGTCGGTATCGGGGAAGCACCTGATGCTGAAAAATTTGGCGATGTAGGTAGTGATACATTAGGTCATATCGCAAAAGAAGCCGGTTTAACAATTCCTAATTTAGAAAATCTAGGACTAGGAACAATCGCTCCTCTTCACAATGTAGAAGCTGTTGCTGATCATAAAGGTTATGCAACAAAATTAGAAGAAATTTCAGTCGGTAAAGACACGATGACTGGTCACTGGGAAATCATGGGCTTAAATATTCAAAAACCTTTCCGAGTATTCCCAGATGGATTTCCAGATGAATTATTAAAACAAATCGAAGAATTTTCAGGACGTAAAATTGTTTGTAATAAACCATATAGTGGAACTGCAGTCATTGATGACTATGGCCAACATCAAATGGAAACAGGAGATTTGATCGTGTATACGTCTGCTGATCCAGTGTTGCAAATTGCAGCGCATGAAGAAATCATTCCGTTGGATGAATTATACCGTATTTGTCAGTATGTTCGTGATATTACCAAAGATGAACCTTACATGATTGGTCGTATCATTGCTCGTCCATATGTGGGTGAACCTGGGAACTTTACTAGAACAAGTAACCGTCACGATTATGCATTAGACCCATTTGGTCATACAGTTCTTGATTCATTGAAAGATAATGGCAAAGAAGTGATTGCAGTTGGAAAAATCAATGATATTTTTAATGGCCAAGGGATTACAGATTCGGTTCGTACGAAAAGCAATATGGATGGTGTAGATCAATTACTTAACGTGATGAAACGAGATTTTGAAGGTTTAAGTTTCACTAATCTAGTTGATTTTGATGCATTATATGGTCATCGTCGTGATGTAGTTGGCTATGCTCATGCAATTGAAGCGTTTGATTTGAGACTTCCAGAAATCATTGATGCAATGGAAGAAGATGATTTACTAATGATCACAGCTGATCACGGAAATGATCCAACATTCCCTGGGACCGATCATACAAGAGAGTACGTTCCATTGTTGGTTTACAGTAAAAAAATGAACGGCCAAGGTAGTTTGCCGCAAGGTCATTATGCAGATATTTCAGCAACTGTGGCTGAAAACTTTGCTGTTCCAAAAACAGAAAATGGCGAAAGCTTTTTAAATAAACTGGTATAG
- a CDS encoding ABC transporter permease: MNNRSERIRNILVPILSVLMGFILGAIIMLISGQDPIAGYQAMLKTAFQSPKSIGEIFVTAGPLIFTALGFAVANSAGFFNIGLSGQALCGWVTSIWVALSMPDAPRMVVLPLAVLAGALAGALAAAIPGLLRAFFGTSEVIVTIMLNYVFLYTSTHIVNNVMSKDLMTNKGVTKVIGENASLRTGFLKELSSGSRLNIGIFMALIFLVLIWFLMKKTTLGYEIRSVGLNPFASEYAGMSSKRTIVMSMVISGTLAGLGGVVLGLGTFGNFFVQGSSLSIGFDGMAISLLGAGSSVGIFLSAILFSVLKLGGQGMPLRAGVPIELVDVVIAAIIFFVAISYLIRFLLAKASGSKKEVAIVEELVGKSDPTSQEGGKI; the protein is encoded by the coding sequence TTGAATAATCGGTCAGAAAGAATACGGAATATTTTAGTTCCTATTTTATCAGTATTGATGGGATTTATTCTCGGTGCAATTATTATGTTAATTTCAGGGCAGGATCCAATTGCTGGATACCAAGCGATGCTTAAGACTGCATTTCAAAGTCCGAAAAGTATCGGCGAAATTTTTGTAACAGCAGGACCTTTGATTTTTACCGCGTTAGGATTTGCAGTAGCAAATTCAGCTGGATTCTTTAATATCGGTCTTTCAGGTCAAGCGTTGTGTGGTTGGGTAACAAGTATTTGGGTAGCACTTTCTATGCCGGATGCACCTCGAATGGTTGTTCTGCCATTAGCGGTTCTTGCAGGGGCATTAGCTGGAGCGCTGGCTGCAGCGATTCCAGGATTACTACGTGCTTTCTTTGGTACAAGTGAAGTAATCGTTACGATCATGCTGAATTATGTTTTTCTTTATACAAGTACGCACATTGTTAACAATGTAATGTCAAAAGATTTGATGACAAACAAAGGTGTTACGAAAGTCATTGGAGAAAATGCTAGTTTGCGAACAGGATTTTTGAAAGAATTAAGTAGCGGTTCTCGTTTGAATATTGGTATTTTTATGGCACTTATTTTCTTAGTGTTGATTTGGTTCCTTATGAAGAAAACGACATTAGGCTATGAAATCCGTTCAGTTGGTTTAAATCCATTCGCTTCTGAATATGCGGGGATGAGCAGTAAACGAACAATTGTGATGTCAATGGTTATTTCAGGAACACTAGCTGGTCTTGGCGGTGTGGTTCTGGGATTAGGAACATTTGGCAACTTCTTTGTTCAGGGCTCTTCATTGAGTATTGGATTTGACGGAATGGCTATTTCCTTGCTGGGAGCAGGAAGTTCAGTCGGGATATTCTTATCGGCGATCCTCTTCAGTGTACTGAAGCTGGGTGGTCAAGGAATGCCGCTTCGTGCAGGTGTGCCAATCGAATTAGTGGATGTTGTTATTGCAGCAATTATTTTCTTTGTGGCAATCAGCTATTTGATCCGCTTCTTATTAGCGAAAGCTTCAGGTAGTAAAAAAGAAGTTGCGATTGTTGAAGAATTAGTTGGAAAATCAGATCCGACAAGTCAAGAAGGAGGAAAAATCTAA
- the deoD gene encoding purine-nucleoside phosphorylase, with the protein MSVHIEAKQGEIADKILLPGDPLRAKYIAETFLENPVCYNQVRGMLGYTGTYKGERVSVQGTGMGMPSATIYAHELINSYGVKKLIRVGTCGSISEKVRVRDLVIAQAAATPSSMIRNDFPKYDFPQIADFDLLLKSYTTAKEKGFVTHVGNVLSDDVFYKDSMDGVFELGKLGVLAIEMEAAALYYLAAKFDVQALAIMTVSDSLVTGEETTAEERQTTFNDMIEVGLETAINS; encoded by the coding sequence ATGAGTGTTCATATCGAAGCCAAACAAGGCGAAATAGCAGATAAAATTTTATTACCGGGAGATCCATTACGTGCGAAATACATCGCCGAAACATTTTTAGAAAATCCGGTGTGCTACAATCAAGTAAGAGGGATGTTGGGTTACACAGGTACGTATAAAGGCGAACGTGTTTCCGTTCAAGGAACAGGAATGGGAATGCCTTCTGCGACAATTTATGCTCACGAGCTGATTAATTCTTATGGTGTAAAAAAATTGATTCGAGTTGGTACTTGCGGATCAATCTCAGAGAAAGTCCGTGTGAGAGATTTAGTAATTGCACAAGCGGCAGCAACGCCTTCTTCAATGATTCGTAATGATTTCCCTAAATATGATTTCCCTCAAATCGCTGATTTTGATTTGTTGTTAAAATCATACACAACGGCAAAAGAAAAAGGTTTTGTTACCCATGTTGGGAATGTGTTGTCTGATGATGTCTTTTATAAAGATAGCATGGATGGCGTTTTTGAACTTGGTAAATTAGGTGTCTTAGCAATTGAAATGGAAGCTGCAGCATTATATTATTTAGCAGCAAAATTTGATGTACAAGCGTTGGCGATCATGACTGTTAGCGATAGTTTAGTAACAGGTGAGGAAACAACTGCTGAAGAACGTCAAACAACATTCAATGATATGATCGAAGTAGGATTGGAAACAGCAATCAATAGTTAA
- a CDS encoding ABC transporter ATP-binding protein, which yields MAQENYVIEMRNITKQFGTFKANDNINLTVRPGEIHALLGENGAGKSTLMNILSGLLEPTSGEIFMNGSKVTINGPTAANRLGIGMVHQHFMLVDAFTVTENIILGSEPTNAGVLDRKKATAEIKRVSEQYGLSVDPSAYIRDISVGAQQRVEILKTLYRGADVLIFDEPTAVLTPQEIDELMEIMRGLVQEGKSIILITHKLDEIKKVADRCTVIRRGQSIDTVNVKDVSSQQLADMMVGRSVSFKTEKKAPEPKEVVLSIKDLVVKESRGLEAVKSLSLDVRAGEVVGIAGIDGNGQTELIQALTGLRKSESGSVELRGTAITNKQPRAITEAGVGHVPEDRHKYGLILDMTLAENIALQTYYKKPLSNTGVLNYNQINSYARRLIEEYDVRTVNELVPAKALSGGNQQKAIIAREIDRNPDLLIVSQPTRGLDVGAIEYIHKRLIEQRDKDKAVLVVSFELDEILNVSDRIAVIHAGKIVGIVDPKETSENELGLLMAGYSLEEARAELSQKAGEAVE from the coding sequence GTGGCTCAGGAAAACTATGTAATTGAGATGCGCAATATCACTAAGCAGTTTGGAACATTTAAGGCGAATGATAATATCAACTTAACTGTCCGGCCTGGAGAAATCCATGCATTGCTTGGAGAAAATGGTGCAGGGAAATCAACTCTGATGAATATTTTATCCGGTTTATTAGAACCAACTTCGGGTGAAATCTTTATGAACGGTTCAAAGGTAACAATCAATGGCCCCACTGCAGCGAATCGTTTAGGAATTGGGATGGTCCATCAACACTTTATGTTGGTAGATGCTTTTACAGTAACGGAAAATATTATTCTAGGAAGCGAACCAACAAATGCTGGTGTATTAGACCGTAAAAAGGCAACAGCAGAAATCAAACGAGTTTCTGAGCAGTATGGACTATCGGTAGATCCAAGTGCATATATTCGGGATATCTCTGTAGGAGCGCAACAACGAGTGGAAATTTTGAAAACGTTGTATCGCGGAGCAGATGTCTTGATTTTTGATGAGCCAACAGCAGTTTTGACTCCTCAAGAAATCGATGAGTTGATGGAAATTATGCGTGGACTTGTACAAGAAGGCAAATCAATCATCTTGATTACACATAAATTAGATGAAATTAAAAAAGTAGCGGATCGCTGTACAGTTATTCGCCGTGGTCAAAGTATTGATACAGTAAATGTCAAAGATGTTTCTTCACAACAATTAGCGGACATGATGGTAGGGCGTTCTGTTTCGTTTAAAACAGAAAAGAAAGCGCCAGAACCTAAAGAAGTAGTTCTTTCAATCAAAGATTTAGTTGTGAAAGAAAGTCGTGGTTTAGAAGCGGTTAAAAGCCTTAGCTTAGATGTACGGGCAGGTGAAGTAGTCGGGATTGCAGGAATTGATGGTAATGGTCAGACAGAGCTGATTCAAGCTTTAACTGGATTACGTAAATCAGAAAGTGGATCAGTTGAATTAAGAGGGACAGCAATCACGAACAAACAACCCCGTGCGATTACAGAAGCAGGTGTTGGACATGTGCCTGAAGACCGTCATAAATATGGATTGATCTTAGATATGACATTGGCCGAAAATATTGCGTTACAAACCTACTATAAAAAGCCATTAAGTAACACTGGCGTTTTGAATTACAATCAGATCAACTCCTACGCTCGTAGATTGATTGAAGAATATGATGTACGAACAGTCAATGAACTAGTTCCAGCCAAAGCGCTGTCAGGAGGTAATCAGCAAAAAGCAATTATTGCTAGAGAAATTGATCGTAACCCTGATTTATTGATTGTCTCTCAACCAACTCGTGGATTGGATGTTGGCGCGATTGAATATATCCATAAACGTTTGATTGAACAACGAGATAAAGACAAAGCGGTATTGGTTGTTAGTTTTGAATTAGATGAGATTTTAAATGTATCAGACCGTATCGCGGTTATTCATGCAGGAAAAATCGTTGGAATCGTTGATCCAAAAGAAACGAGTGAAAACGAATTAGGATTATTAATGGCTGGGTATTCATTAGAAGAAGCAAGAGCCGAATTAAGTCAAAAGGCGGGTGAGGCAGTTGAATAA
- a CDS encoding cytidine deaminase, with the protein MTAKQEWLAIADDALTKAYVPYSHFPVGACLVTKSGQTYQGVNIENASYGLTNCAERTAIFKAVSEGEREFQHIVIAGNTPEPISPCGACRQVMAEFFAPEMPVTLVGEHGVTKEMTVGELLPYAFTEKDL; encoded by the coding sequence ATGACAGCAAAACAAGAATGGTTAGCTATTGCAGACGATGCATTAACAAAAGCATATGTACCTTATTCTCACTTTCCAGTGGGAGCTTGCCTCGTTACCAAATCGGGACAAACGTATCAAGGCGTCAATATCGAAAATGCTTCATACGGATTGACCAATTGTGCCGAACGGACAGCGATTTTCAAAGCTGTTTCAGAAGGGGAACGCGAGTTTCAACATATAGTGATTGCAGGGAATACACCTGAGCCAATCTCTCCGTGCGGTGCGTGCCGCCAAGTGATGGCTGAATTTTTTGCGCCTGAAATGCCAGTTACATTAGTTGGCGAACATGGTGTGACGAAAGAAATGACTGTCGGCGAATTATTACCATATGCATTTACGGAAAAAGATTTATGA
- a CDS encoding BMP family lipoprotein, giving the protein MKKAKLFGFGLTALALTVALAACGGGKKDSTGGKSAGGDADHSVVIVTDIGGVDDRSFNQSAWEGLQAWGKEHDLKKGADGFDYIQSNDASEYVTNIDTAVSNGFKTVFGIGYLLADSIGTAADANPDTQFGIIDSVIEGKDNVVSATFKDQEASYLAGVAAAHTTKTNTVGFIGGEEGAVIDRFEAGFHQGVIDTAKKLNKDIKVEVEYAASFGDPAKGKALAASMYQKGADIIFHASGGTGQGVFQEAKDLNETGSKDKVWVIGVDSDQDKEGKYKTKDGKEDNFTLTSTLKGVGAAVQDISNRALEDKFPGGEHLVYGLKDGGVDLTKGYLSDEAQKAVDAAKEEIIAEKITVPEVPKDVKE; this is encoded by the coding sequence ATGAAAAAAGCAAAATTATTTGGTTTTGGCTTGACTGCACTAGCTTTAACAGTTGCATTAGCAGCATGTGGTGGAGGTAAAAAAGATTCAACAGGTGGAAAATCAGCAGGTGGGGACGCTGATCATAGCGTTGTAATCGTTACTGATATCGGTGGGGTAGACGACCGTTCATTCAACCAATCAGCTTGGGAAGGTTTACAAGCTTGGGGTAAAGAACATGATTTGAAAAAAGGAGCAGATGGTTTTGATTATATTCAATCAAACGACGCTTCAGAATACGTAACAAATATTGATACAGCCGTTTCTAACGGATTTAAAACAGTCTTTGGTATTGGCTACTTATTAGCTGATTCTATCGGTACTGCAGCTGATGCAAATCCAGATACACAATTTGGTATCATTGATAGTGTCATCGAAGGAAAAGATAACGTAGTATCTGCAACATTTAAAGACCAAGAAGCTTCATATTTAGCTGGTGTAGCAGCAGCACATACAACAAAAACAAACACTGTAGGGTTTATCGGTGGTGAAGAAGGCGCGGTTATTGACCGTTTTGAAGCTGGTTTCCACCAAGGTGTAATCGATACAGCGAAAAAATTGAACAAAGACATTAAAGTTGAAGTTGAATATGCTGCTTCATTTGGAGATCCTGCTAAAGGGAAAGCATTAGCTGCTTCTATGTACCAAAAAGGCGCTGACATCATCTTCCATGCTTCAGGAGGTACAGGTCAAGGCGTTTTCCAAGAAGCAAAAGACTTGAATGAAACAGGTTCAAAAGACAAAGTTTGGGTTATTGGTGTAGATAGTGACCAAGACAAAGAAGGTAAATACAAAACAAAAGATGGTAAAGAAGATAACTTCACTTTAACATCAACTCTTAAAGGTGTAGGAGCTGCAGTACAAGACATCTCTAATCGTGCATTAGAAGATAAATTCCCTGGCGGCGAACACTTGGTTTACGGTTTGAAAGATGGCGGCGTTGATTTGACAAAAGGCTATTTATCAGACGAAGCACAAAAAGCGGTTGATGCAGCGAAAGAAGAAATCATCGCTGAAAAAATCACTGTTCCAGAAGTGCCAAAAGATGTAAAAGAATAA
- the deoC gene encoding deoxyribose-phosphate aldolase translates to MEINQMIDHTILKADAKEEDVLRIIEEAKKYEFFSVCINPCWVALAKEHLAGTSVDVCTVIGFPLGANTSEVKAYEATDAINNGATEVDMVINVGALKSKQYKKVLKDIQAVVDAAKGKALVKVIIETALLTDEEKIKVCELAKEAGADFVKTSTGFSTGGATVADVKLMRETVGPDMGVKASGGIHNEAEAQAMIEAGATRIGTSAGVAIMEGATGAGY, encoded by the coding sequence ATGGAAATAAATCAAATGATTGACCACACTATTTTAAAAGCAGATGCAAAAGAAGAGGATGTTTTACGAATTATTGAAGAAGCAAAAAAATATGAATTCTTCTCAGTTTGTATCAATCCATGTTGGGTTGCCTTAGCAAAAGAACACTTAGCAGGAACTTCTGTTGATGTTTGTACAGTAATTGGTTTTCCTTTAGGTGCTAATACATCAGAAGTAAAAGCCTATGAAGCAACGGATGCAATCAACAATGGTGCCACAGAAGTTGACATGGTCATTAATGTCGGTGCACTAAAATCTAAGCAATACAAAAAAGTTTTAAAAGATATTCAAGCAGTTGTTGATGCAGCCAAAGGCAAAGCTTTAGTTAAAGTAATCATCGAGACGGCGTTACTTACAGATGAAGAAAAAATCAAGGTTTGTGAACTGGCTAAAGAAGCTGGTGCAGATTTCGTCAAAACGTCAACTGGTTTTTCAACAGGTGGAGCAACTGTAGCAGATGTTAAACTAATGCGTGAAACAGTAGGGCCAGATATGGGGGTCAAAGCCTCTGGCGGGATTCATAATGAAGCAGAGGCACAAGCGATGATCGAAGCAGGTGCTACACGTATCGGAACAAGTGCTGGTGTTGCAATCATGGAAGGCGCTACAGGAGCAGGTTATTAA